From a single Chitinophaga sp. Cy-1792 genomic region:
- a CDS encoding sensor histidine kinase encodes MATLLFLLLISFIIAFWMIYLRRRAAHAQEKQQLKSAFDQELLRAQLEIKEQTQKNISQEIHDNIGQVLSLVKLNMGTMSVANVPGLDEKLQDSKQLLSKAIHDLRNLSKSLDTDMISEKGLCAGIAQELEMVRKTGAYEVNYKIEGMPVRMEANKELILFRIFQEVLNNIIKHAHATIIDVNVNFFQDNCLLEIADNGNGIPPAILQGESSGLGLRSMRKRSSLIGADLQIADVPKGTAITIKIPYLTVIENHQ; translated from the coding sequence ATGGCAACCCTGCTGTTCCTCCTGCTAATCAGCTTTATCATCGCTTTCTGGATGATATACCTACGCAGAAGAGCAGCACACGCGCAGGAAAAACAACAACTTAAATCAGCCTTCGATCAGGAACTCCTGCGCGCCCAACTGGAAATTAAAGAACAAACCCAGAAAAATATCTCCCAGGAAATCCATGACAATATCGGCCAGGTACTTAGCCTGGTCAAACTAAACATGGGCACCATGAGCGTTGCCAATGTACCCGGACTGGACGAAAAACTTCAGGACTCTAAACAACTGCTTTCCAAAGCTATTCACGACCTTAGAAACCTCTCCAAAAGCCTCGATACGGACATGATCTCCGAAAAAGGCCTCTGCGCCGGCATCGCACAGGAACTGGAAATGGTACGCAAAACAGGCGCCTACGAAGTCAATTATAAAATTGAAGGCATGCCCGTAAGAATGGAAGCCAACAAAGAACTGATCCTCTTCCGCATCTTCCAGGAAGTGCTCAACAACATCATCAAACATGCCCATGCCACTATCATTGATGTGAATGTCAACTTCTTCCAGGATAACTGCCTCCTCGAAATCGCCGACAACGGCAACGGGATACCACCAGCCATCCTACAGGGAGAATCCTCCGGACTCGGCCTGCGCAGCATGCGCAAAAGAAGCAGCCTGATTGGCGCCGACCTCCAGATAGCCGATGTTCCAAAAGGTACGGCCATCACGATAAAAATACCGTATCTTACGGTCATAGAAAACCATCAATGA
- a CDS encoding ATP-binding protein, giving the protein MHTSLHVPLTYLRQYVTGRLALHFEQATEVNVDADAWLEDDSPFSRWIMEQQPEVEEYVALLLAFAPHIQPGFFDDILKEFLPDGGNFIEFGGTKGMNHRGLLPTGDTLLFILAGTDVNKRAALQLSLLRNSKFFQQGILQLDAVPAGEPPMSGRLLLDEETADIWITGEAGRPKFTSDFAAEYITTMQEWDDLILNPHTLEQIREIEEWVRHQHQLLHDWNMIRRVKQGYCALFHGPPGTGKTMAAMLLGKYTGLDVYKIDLSKVVSKYIGETEKNLSRIFDKAQRKQWILFFDEADTLFGKRTEINDARDRYANQEVGYLLQRIEQYGGLVILASNFKSNMDEAFLRRIQNIIYFPIPAAEERFTLWKQAFPEQVKFSKSISFEHISNYHELTGANINNIAYHCCLKLIAGNQEELSYPDLQLAIKRELQKEGRG; this is encoded by the coding sequence ATGCACACTTCCCTGCACGTCCCGCTCACATATCTGCGGCAGTATGTTACCGGCCGGCTGGCATTGCATTTTGAGCAGGCTACTGAAGTCAACGTTGATGCCGATGCCTGGCTGGAAGACGATTCCCCGTTCTCCAGGTGGATCATGGAACAGCAGCCGGAAGTAGAGGAATATGTTGCGTTATTGCTGGCATTCGCGCCACATATACAACCCGGATTTTTTGATGATATTTTAAAAGAATTTCTTCCGGACGGCGGTAATTTTATTGAATTCGGCGGAACCAAAGGGATGAACCACCGTGGCCTGCTTCCTACCGGCGATACGCTGCTATTCATATTGGCCGGCACCGACGTAAACAAAAGGGCGGCGCTGCAACTGTCGCTATTGCGTAATAGTAAATTCTTCCAGCAAGGCATCCTGCAGCTGGACGCTGTTCCCGCTGGCGAACCGCCCATGAGCGGCCGCCTCCTGCTCGACGAAGAGACCGCAGACATATGGATCACCGGAGAAGCCGGCAGACCTAAGTTTACCAGCGATTTCGCCGCCGAATATATCACCACCATGCAGGAATGGGACGACCTTATTCTAAACCCGCACACCCTCGAACAGATTCGTGAAATTGAAGAATGGGTCAGGCACCAGCACCAGCTCCTGCATGACTGGAATATGATACGTCGCGTGAAACAAGGTTACTGTGCCCTGTTCCATGGCCCTCCCGGCACCGGTAAAACCATGGCCGCCATGCTGCTGGGCAAATATACCGGGCTGGATGTCTATAAGATAGATCTGTCCAAAGTAGTATCAAAATATATAGGAGAAACAGAAAAGAACCTTTCCAGGATTTTCGATAAGGCACAGCGCAAACAATGGATACTCTTCTTTGATGAAGCAGACACCTTATTCGGTAAGCGTACAGAGATCAACGATGCCCGCGACAGGTACGCCAACCAGGAAGTAGGCTACCTCCTGCAGCGTATAGAACAATATGGTGGCCTGGTAATACTGGCATCTAACTTTAAATCCAATATGGATGAGGCTTTCCTTCGCCGTATCCAGAATATCATATACTTCCCTATACCTGCCGCTGAAGAGCGTTTTACCTTATGGAAACAAGCTTTCCCCGAACAGGTAAAGTTCTCCAAATCAATTTCTTTCGAACATATCTCCAATTACCATGAGCTGACCGGCGCCAATATCAACAACATCGCCTACCATTGCTGCCTCAAGCTCATCGCTGGCAATCAGGAAGAACTCTCCTATCCCGATTTGCAGCTTGCCATCAAAAGGGAATTGCAGAAAGAAGGCCGAGGCTAA